The Gammaproteobacteria bacterium genome window below encodes:
- a CDS encoding DUF1772 domain-containing protein: MLFALNLVATLGCGLMAGLFLAFSTAVMKALAHLPAPAGIAAMQSINVTILNPAFLATFLGTAVVCFVLMIVSLLSWHSPGSVYLLLGSALYLVGTLLVTLVFNVPRNESLASVASDDNDGADLWADYLTTWTAWNHVRAAAAFAAAASLTIALHH; encoded by the coding sequence ATGCTGTTCGCCTTGAATCTGGTTGCAACGCTCGGTTGCGGGCTGATGGCCGGGCTCTTTTTAGCCTTTTCGACCGCGGTGATGAAGGCGCTCGCGCATCTCCCCGCGCCAGCGGGCATTGCCGCCATGCAGTCGATCAACGTCACGATTCTGAATCCGGCATTTCTGGCGACGTTCCTGGGAACGGCCGTGGTTTGCTTCGTCTTGATGATTGTCTCGCTGCTAAGCTGGCACTCGCCAGGCTCTGTTTACCTGCTCCTTGGAAGCGCGCTCTATCTGGTAGGCACCTTACTCGTGACGCTGGTGTTCAACGTGCCGAGAAACGAGTCACTGGCTTCGGTCGCGTCGGACGACAACGATGGGGCCGACCTGTGGGCGGATTATCTCACCACATGGACCGCCTGGAATCATGTGCGCGCCGCTGCCGCGTTTGCGGCCGCGGCGTCACTCACCATCGCGCTGCATCATTGA